The following coding sequences are from one Carassius auratus strain Wakin chromosome 15, ASM336829v1, whole genome shotgun sequence window:
- the LOC113115398 gene encoding claudin-4-like, whose product MVSMCRQILGLSLAIIGFLGAIIICALPMWKMSAFIGANIVTAQIIWEGLWMNCVVQSTGQMQCKIYDSLLALPQDLQAARALVIIAIIICLFGLILGIAGGKCTNFVERDDSKAKVAIASGVIFIVAGVLVLVPVCWSTNTIVRDFYNPIMTDAQRRELGPALYIGFGAAALLLLGGGILCSSCPPKEEKYNIKYSQPRSTATSRAYV is encoded by the coding sequence ATGGTGTCTATGTGTCGACAGATTCTAGGCCTGTCCCTGGCCATTATCGGTTTCTTGGGAGCGATTATTATTTGCGCCCTTCCTATGTGGAAGATGTCTGCGTTCATTGGAGCCAACATTGTGACAGCACAGATCATCTGGGAGGGCTTGTGGATGAACTGTGTAGTCCAGAGCACAGGACAGATGCAGTGCAAGATCTATGACTCACTCCTGGCTTTACCTCAGGACCTGCAGGCTGCTCGGGCGCTTGTGATCATCGCCATCATTATCTGCCTCTTTGGGCTCATCCTGGGGATTGCCGGTGGAAAATGCACCAACTTTGTTGAGAGGGACGACAGCAAGGCAAAGGTAGCTATTGCCAGTGGTGTGATCTTCATCGTCGCTGGAGTGCTGGTCCTGGTCCCCGTCTGCTGGTCAACTAACACCATCGTCAGGGATTTCTACAATCCCATCATGACAGATGCCCAACGGAGGGAGCTCGGGCCTGCTCTCTATATCGGATTCGGAGCGGCTGCACTGCTGCTCCTGGGAGGAGGTATTCTGTGCAGCTCCTGCCCACCTAAAGAGGAAAAATACAACATCAAGTACTCTCAGCCACGGTCCACTGCCACCAGCAGAGCCTACGTCTGA
- the LOC113115395 gene encoding claudin-4-like: MESTEQVAYTKNLSLESGSAGISTKLLPVRICVLIKQAITSCLFFRHLWDKTKPRAAFEFDGTSSFNMGRIAKEVSGQVLCFIGFIGICVCCGIPMWRVTSYIGANIVTGQIVWDGLWMNCVVQSTGQMQCKVQDSIMRLTQDLQAARALTVIAIVIGFVGMLLTFVGGRCTSCLKKESSMAKVVILGGILCIIAGVVCLIPVCWSSAYTISDFQSVLTIETQKRELGASIYIGWGASGFLLFGGIILCTSCPPNEDMYPNYPGMYPYQGPMYGPPGSYMPAKTYAPSAVYTGAYVPNKAYPAPTYSPVPGQYL, encoded by the coding sequence ATGGAAAGTACTGAGCAGGTTGCATATACAAAGAATCTTTCTTTGGAATCTGGTTCAGCAGGAATATCCACAAAACTCCTCCCAGTGAGGATCTGTGTCTTAATCAAACAGGCCATCACTTCCTGCTTGTTTTTCAGACACTTATGGGATAAGACCAAACCAAGAGCTGCGTTTGAGTTTGACGGCACCAGCAGCTTCAACATGGGGAGGATTGCTAAAGAGGTTTCCGGACAGGTCCTGTGCTTCATTGGATTCATTGGCATATGTGTCTGCTGTGGCATTCCCATGTGGCGCGTCACTTCGTACATCGGTGCCAACATCGTCACGGGCCAGATCGTCTGGGACGGCTTGTGGATGAACTGTGTGGTCCAGAGCACAGGACAGATGCAGTGTAAAGTCCAAGACTCAATCATGCGGCTGACCCAGGACTTGCAAGCGGCACGTGCGCTGACCGTCATCGCAATAGTGATCGGCTTTGTTGGGATGCTCTTGACGTTTGTGGGAGGCCGGTGCACCAGCTGTCTGAAGAAAGAGTCCTCCATGGCCAAAGTGGTGATTCTTGGTGGCATCCTGTGCATTATAGCTGGAGTCGTCTGTCTCATTCCTGTCTGCTGGTCCTCAGCCTACACCATCTCAGATTTCCAGAGCGTTCTCACAATCGAGACCCAAAAGAGGGAGCTTGGGGCATCCATATACATTGGCTGGGGCGCCTCAGGGTTTCTTCTATTTGGAGGGATCATTCTGTGTACTTCCTGCCCACCAAATGAAGATATGTATCCAAATTATCCAGGCATGTACCCCTATCAAGGACCTATGTATGGGCCTCCTGGATCTTATATGCCTGCCAAAACATACGCCCCGAGTGCTGTATATACTGGAGCTTATGTTCCTAACAAAGCTTATCCGGCCCCAACTTACTCACCTGTTCCAGGACAATATCTTTAG